Sequence from the Phragmites australis chromosome 6, lpPhrAust1.1, whole genome shotgun sequence genome:
GCAATGTCTATCTATCCTCTGCCTAATTCTTTCTACTTGAGGCAATCCAACGGACCTCACCTCCTTTCAACGGATGGACGATGATGGATGTGTTCCATTCCACGAGTGCAGAGTGCAGACATGGCCCCTGTACAACTGCCGATCAAAtccggaagaaaataaaataaaaaatcatttttatctGCGCCGTCGATCGCCTGATCGGACGGCCAGGAAAAATAGCTGCAGCGCCTCGGATCCGCATTTCCTTTTCGAAGGCAAGCCGCCGAGCTGAGCGTAGCAAATTCACACGCCCCCCGATCgagcagagcagcagcagcagacagCAGAGAGCACAGTGCTCCAGCGCAGTGCTACCACCGCTCCCGATTCCCAACCtcccacctccgccgccgccgccgaccgttcgccgtcctcctccgccgACGAAGGGCCTCCGCGCCGTCTCCAGGCCTCGATCACTCCCGGAACCACGGGCCGGGGCTTCACCCCTCCTGCTTTACCCGGCTGGAGATCCATCCGGTGTGGCATTCCGGTCCTCGGTAAACCCTAGGCGCGATTGCTCTCCGTTTCCCCTCGTTTTTTGCTGCGAAAAATCGGATTTTTAGGCTGGGGATAAGGCCACTTCTTGCCCGCGTCCGTTGTTGGGAACCAGTGGAATCCGTCCATGGTTTCCCCCCCGGATGCTTGTGTTGGTGGGTTCGAATGTGTAATTCCAGTGGGCGTGTTGGCCTGTGGTTGCGTGCCGGGGATCTGGGAGCTTCTAGTGTTCTCATTTTGAGATTAGGGCTGGGCGCTGTGTGGGAGATTTCTCattttttgagcttttctctAGTGAATGTGCTATAAACATGCTAGGTGTTCATTCCTCTGTCGATTTTCCAAGGTGTAGGTATACAGGTTTTTGTATCCAAGTTGTAGCGCCAAAGATTTCCTCTGAACTCCAGGGTATTTTATAGGGAATGTGGACGTAATATGTTGGATAAGAGCCAGAGCCCCAGACACACTTTACGAACTGTTTCTATTATTTTGCACAAACACACTGCATGAATAACAAATAAATTAATTCTTATCGCTCTGGATGCCCTTTCAGGTAGTCCAGCACATGATCATGGGAGAACATCGGGATATTACAGCGTTAATGTAAACCATATATCACGTTGGTATGGTTTTCTGGGCCTAGCTTTTTCAGGTAATTAACCACTTAGGGCAAACATTTGCATCAATTGTGTAGTGTTCTTTTGTGGACTTTATACTTTCATAATCTTTTCATCTAGTTTAGGATTTCAAAGTTGGAACTTAAGGGCCTGTTCGACCTAGTTTTAACCTTTGACCTTGTAAGCCGAAGCTATGGCCTAACAGGTCGGAGCTTCTTGAGATCATCATATAAGATTATTAACTTTGTACTGGAAGCCctgaataataaaaaaattctaagtccAGCGGGAGCAAGCTTCTACCATTTGCCAAAATGAAACCCCAGCCAGCTTTTTTATTGGAGAAGCTTAAGCCTGGCCTAGGCCCTAAAATCGTTGGAGGCTCTAGATAtttcttgttttctttcattttgtGGTTGGGGAACTTGCAGGCTTACATTTTTTGTATGATCTTTCCTGTAGGTCAATAAGCAATCTGGAATGTTTTCCCGAGCTGAAGTAGAGAACTTCTGGAGCTGGATATCAGTATTCTGTTAGGGACATGCTCCAACCAAGGGAAGCTGATCTTCCTGTACTCTTTCTTGTCTTCATTGTGCTTCCTGTGCTAGCTTACTTTCTTCTTGGGAGATGTCATCATGCTGTAAGTAAGAAGGCAAGGGTAAGTGTGCTTGCACAGCGAGCTGCAGAAGACACCTTTAGAGCGGAAACAATGGCGTGTCCAGATGTTATATTGCCAGGCCCTTCTTTGAGATCCCTGCCGTATTTGAGACCTGCATCTTCATTAAGACATGAATACCATGAATGTGCTACTTGCCATGCCCCTGCAAAGACTCGCTGCTCCAGATGCAAATCTGTCAGATACTGGTAAGATTGCTCTTCTTTGGTGCTTGAAAGAAAAATTTAGCTAGGTGTTTGAATCTTACTTGTCATGTGCCTTTTATTGATTACATTTATTCAAGTTATAGGTTTAGGATATATTTCCTCTTTACTTGTTTAGCATTGTACAACGTAGCATTAACCCTTCCTGATTCTGTAATTTGTATTAGCACTAATAAGTATGCATAATTTGTTTAATATATTTCCTCTTTTATTGATTATATTGAATTTGTCCTGATAGGCTTGTTCTAATTGGTCAAGAGTTTAAGTGCTCCTACTATTGCTAAGATTAAGCACCTTGTCAGTTGTCAGTACAGTGGATCTAGCACATGATTAGAAAAAGTAGTACAAATTAAGGCTCTTTCTTGATGGCATAATATGAGGAAATTCTTTGCGGTTGATTGATTCAGTTTGCTCGTGCACCAtgatttcttttcctttccatGTGGTCTCTCTTCGTCATGCCACAATTACCATAATGTTGTCTTGCCCCTGTTGTTGAGGACACTTCGTAATACATTTTGGATGTTCTGTAGCTCTGGAAAGTGTCAAATAATACACTGGCGGCAAGGACATAAGGAAACATGCCAGAAATGGCATGGTAGTGGTGCTAGCAGCTCTGGTGGACCTGCAACTGAGGCTTCTGAACATTTGCCCGTCTTGAGTAACTTAAATTCACCTCTTCCGGGTGGCGACATTTACTTGCACGACATGAACTTTGATActgtatcagagccatcctttCCGACAACTGATAACTACAATCTAGATACTGATCCATTCCCGTTAGACAGAAGCAAcatgattaaatcaaatcaaagtCTTCATACTAGCGAATATGGTGCTGTTGGTGTATCTTGTGAGAAGAATAATTACAGTGTTGATGAAGAAATTCGGCCTTCCGAGATTTTATCAGTAAACAAGGTAGTTTATGCGAACTCTTACAATTCACCTTTTGTTCTTCAGCCTACAGGTTTGTCTTAAATGATTCAATCCTTTAACTTGTGATTGCAGGTGTCAAACAACAATTTTGGTTCAGATGCGAAGAGTGGTAACTGTGATGCAACTTATCCTGTCAAAAGTATCGCACAGCAACCTAGCATTTGTGCTCCTGAAACAAGAAAACGGCCGAAAGCAAGTATCACGGTTTATGAACCCGACATGGGTGTCTATTTAATTTCTGATATGATCAGTTCTTGTGAGGGGCCATATGCTTCTGCCGCTGAGCCACTACAAAGGAGTTTATCGTCTGGAAAGACTATTGGGAAAGAAGATGTGGTGCATAAGAGGCCTCCATACCCATCAGGTAGGGTGGCTCAAAAACCACTGGAGAGGGTGTCTACATCGCATCAAAATGATGGACATGAAAAGAATCCTTGCAGCAAAAATGACCAAAGTTAGTAAACGAGTCTTCTGATAAAATGGGCTAGCTTTATTTACGGTGCTCTGTTTTATCTCATATAGTTACTGCATTGTCTAGGATCTACCCAAACAAGTGTTTCAACAAGCAGCAATCTACAAGGATGCGATGGAATCTCAAAGTTAGGAGCATCCAAGGTtgaagttttgaagaagccaTCAAAATTTCTCAAAACCAGCCTTGTGGGATTGATCAATGATAACAAGAGGAGTAAGGTTAGGAATCATTTATGATCAATCTATTATGAGcaaatatcacaaaactacacttcttttgggtaaactatcacaaaactactctttttttgtttcatttcaCATAACCACACTTCTTTTAGATAAGTTATCACAaaactaaattttttgtttccatttcacaaaactacacttccTTTGCAATAAACTTTCACAAAACCACACTTTTATTTGGTTGAACAGCTCGGATCCACATGGAATACTCATGGAGAGTGTGAGTATGCCGTGCGGACCCAAGATCTTCAACgtgtaattttgcaaaaatttgttGCAAAATAAGTGTAGTTCTGCGAAATGAAAACAAAAGAGTGTAGTTCTATGATATATTACCCAAAAGGAATGCAGTTTTCTGAATGGAGACAAAGaaagtgtagttttgcgatagTTTAGCCAAAAGAATGTATTTTTGGGATATTTTACTCATCTATTATTGTTATCATGTTGCAATTTCTGTATGAATTGAAGGTTTGGTTTCTAAAATGGTACTTCAGGTATTGTTCCCGTATGAGGATCTTGTCAAGTTTTTTGAGTATGATGTACGGGGCATTTCTCCCAGAGGTCTTTTCAATTGTGGAAACAGGTATTGAACATTGCTTATGTGGATTTGTAATGCTTCCCTAATCATTTTTGTTACTATTATGTACTTCTATCAACATGAGAAACTTGTTATTTCTGTAAGAAGTGTAAATGCATCCCATACCACAAGTTAGGGACCTAGCATTAGTTCGCTACACTTTGTTCCTGGAATGCTTTATGCTTTATCTTCATAAGAGTTGCTATTTGTGTTCTTTATGTATCCAGATCTCCAGACCATCCAAACTGATCAATTGATCAGTGCATAACTATGGTAAAATGAAACATGTACTTTGTACATCTGTTCACATGATTTACAACAAAAGGCGGTATTCAAGACATCATGTTATTCAAACCATCCTTGATTGAAAAGGGTAAGACCTGGTATTAAACCATCAAAGTCAAGTACAAACAAAGAAAAATGGAGGTTTTTGTGCTCAGAACCAGAACTGCAGCTGTACATAAATGTTGTACTGAACACTGTTGTGGGCTGTGTTCTGGCCATGGGCCAGTGGTAGGTTAGGTTAGGAATAAGTCAGATAAAGGCAGGAGATTATCTTGTTAGGAAAGTGATGATATTTGTTAGGAAATTAGAGATAGAGATCAGGTTGGTTTCTATGCTAGTAGAAATTAGATATTAGTTTCTTAGGTTTCAAGTCTGTCCTTATATATAAAGGGACCCCATGTACTCCATTATCAATCAAGTGATAATTCAGTAAAGGGCTTTGCCCACAAAACTGGGCTTCACTCAGACCATCTTCTCGATGGGAAAAGCCTGATGATTAGAGGGGGATCTGCCTCTATCGTGTCTGCTGCATCATATTATTGGGTATCAGAGCAGTTCCATTCTACTCCTACCATCGCCCTTCCTCTTCGCTCCTTATGTCGCCCGTTCACACGCTCCGCGCACCCATCGCCCGCTCCCGCTGTCCAGCAAAATCAACCGTAccatattaattaaatacatgatCCGTAATGTAAGTGATTGGTTTACACAGTGGTGACAATGTAACAGATGGATGAGGGCTAAGATGGAGAGGCGGTGAGAAATAACGGGGTAGAAGTTGAGAGACTGAATTCAGAAAGTTAGAATTTTGAATTGTCATTAGGAGTACATACTGAGTAGGAACTTCGGTTAGCGTGGGTTGCGGTCAATGGCTGGGTTCCTGGGCTGCTTAGGCCCTTGTTGCTTATCAATTTAGGAAACATGAGATTGAATATAATTCGTATAGAATGGggttcatttattatttatctctGTATATGTAGTGAATACGAGTATATAGTGTGGATTGTCAAGACTATGACAGTCAATCAATCGGAAGATAACATCCATGACACATTGGGCAAAGAGCAGAGTTTAAGAATCTTAACATAAGAATGAGACTGATTCCGAAATAAGAGATATGGTACAATTTCTTAATTAAATAGGTTGTCTGATTTGAAAATTAAAATGCTGCAAACAGAACTAAAATCCTACTGTAACAACTGATATGGTGTACAACTGattaaaataatatcattttttttctgtaaCAAAAAGAATAGCATGAGTATTAATGTTAATAAGACATTCATTCTTAATTTGTTCAAGTAATTTTTTACTAAAATGCTTTTGTCCTTTTTCCCATTTTTGTAACTTAACGTGTACTTGGTTAATCAATGTTTGTTGTTATTTAACATCTACTTGGTTAATCGGCTGTTTGTTGTGATTATCTCCTTTGTTTTGCAGTTGCTATGCTAATGCTGTTCTACAATGTCTCATGTGCACAAAGCCACTGATGATCTACCTGCTTCTGAGATTGCATTCTAAAGACTGTAATATTAAAATCCGAAACAGTTCCCCCCCTTCAATAATGCTGTGTACTTTGTGTTTCTGTTCTCTTGACTTAAAAGTTACTATGTTCCTTTAGGTTGCTCAAAGAATTGGTGCCTTATTTGTGAACTTGAGCAATATGCTTCCACTTTACGTGAAGGTGGTGGACCCTTATCTCCTAGTAGAATTCTTTCTAATCTGAGGAATATTGGATGTCGCTTGGGTGGCGGAACTCAGGAAGATGCTCATGAGTTTTTAAGGTGCTGTAACTGTTACATGCTAGTTTTAGCTCGTGTTTTTGGTCGCTTGCTATTGTTTTGCTTATTGTAATGATAAAGTTGCTTTATTACATTTGAGGAGTAATTGTTCTAGTGGCCAATCAAAACTTCTACTCCATATTATTGCTCGAGtaatatcatattttttcttaaaatttttTGTAAGAGAAGCAATTTTTATTGACAAATGTTGTTATCAAGGTGTTTATTTTGGGGTATGGAATGTACACATGCGAAATGAATGAGATCTGTTCTGAAAAAACCTTGGCAGGAGAGTTCCTTTCTGATTTAAACATGATTCATCATGTAGAAGTTGATTGACTTTCTTGAAAGAAATTTCTTTCTAGTGCTAACTTGTCTCACGAGATACAGTGTTGCCCTAATGAATAATTGATTGCTGTTTCCCAAAGCTGGGGAAGGCAATGTACTAATATGATATCCTATAAACATTAAAAAATTGAAAGGCGTTTGCTAAAGTATGTTTATCTTATACTCTCATGCTATAATATGTTTTTGTATGAAAtatttagaagatagaggagaaAACAC
This genomic interval carries:
- the LOC133922347 gene encoding ubiquitin C-terminal hydrolase 15-like, producing MLQPREADLPVLFLVFIVLPVLAYFLLGRCHHAVSKKARVSVLAQRAAEDTFRAETMACPDVILPGPSLRSLPYLRPASSLRHEYHECATCHAPAKTRCSRCKSVRYCSGKCQIIHWRQGHKETCQKWHGSGASSSGGPATEASEHLPVLSNLNSPLPGGDIYLHDMNFDTVSEPSFPTTDNYNLDTDPFPLDRSNMIKSNQSLHTSEYGAVGVSCEKNNYSVDEEIRPSEILSVNKVSNNNFGSDAKSGNCDATYPVKSIAQQPSICAPETRKRPKASITVYEPDMGVYLISDMISSCEGPYASAAEPLQRSLSSGKTIGKEDVVHKRPPYPSGRVAQKPLERVSTSHQNDGHEKNPCSKNDQRSTQTSVSTSSNLQGCDGISKLGASKVEVLKKPSKFLKTSLVGLINDNKRSKVLFPYEDLVKFFEYDVRGISPRGLFNCGNSCYANAVLQCLMCTKPLMIYLLLRLHSKDCCSKNWCLICELEQYASTLREGGGPLSPSRILSNLRNIGCRLGGGTQEDAHEFLRHLVMSMQAACLDGLGGEKHVEQSFQETTLIQQMFGGRLKSKVKCLRCYHESERYENIMDLTLEIHGWVESLQDALTQFTAPEDLDGENMYKCGRCSAYVKARKQLSVHEVPNILTLVLKRFQTGKYGKINKCVTFPDMLDMVPFVTGSGDNPPLYFLYAVVVHVDTENASFSGHYISYVKDMQGTWLRIDDSEVQVVSVNQVMSEGAYMLFYLRSFPRPPRIYIEKGLLPVPTSVKHHTSKSSKGSKQECKQTDLLFSANEQTYGIYDFRPEGEGYMQDQHAELRARNFHQADDAFADSVSTDFSEATSSEWSLFTSSDESSFTTESTRDSFSVVDYGDNAGLDPISSIFGPCYAPDHPPGNFISCTRFSPSNPQTRYFPESTGFVLDSSMPTHPHGNVHRGRYPDRACASSAEPLSSAHQRSVYGRYALSRDGFVQTSGFCQM